One region of Culex pipiens pallens isolate TS chromosome 2, TS_CPP_V2, whole genome shotgun sequence genomic DNA includes:
- the LOC120427760 gene encoding SET domain-containing protein SmydA-8-like, whose translation MAGFEENFQLLHTEQLDRFVVAKRDLPRGEQILLEEPLVTGPYWDADVSCLSCLRDSCSTCSKCGKAPLCYDCSEHDATECDFFRESTALDKHFLYNHFNVITPVRCLLLYRKNRDLFDEMMRMESHVEERRGSEIWQIHDKYVVTPLLEAGILDSLNDGELEVTGELIQRICGILDVNTFEIRGDVDSSQSGSNLARGLYPKTSLMVHNCVPNTLLSIDGVGNLRVFTSAPVRMGEMLFINFTRSLFGTFERQTHLRQGKYFTCYCRRCKDPTELGTHLSSIKCTECDEGLCSFYPSEPRWECNKCRKLLKREYVNEVMCAARSEIMECALEVRDLERVIGKHSRTLNPHHSLVLEAKQTLVGELKHSCLATLDPGTVPKQVLRRKFELCEELLEVVRMLEPGISRLTGIAMYEYHVALVDLSRRNFDTTEIKSSELLQNLIRAENELKQAIGMLLFEHPTTPEGQLTKRAMQELKELREEIAEVRAMIEDENLDRQSQYRNRRANGNGNSNSSSYKKKFSKRR comes from the exons ATGGCTGGCTTCGAGGAAAACTTTCAACTTCTGCACACggaacaactggacag GTTCGTGGTGGCCAAACGAGACCTGCCCCGTGGGGAACAGATCCTGCTGGAGGAACCGCTGGTGACCGGACCGTACTGGGACGCCGATGTGAGCTGTCTGAGCTGCCTGCGGGATTCGTGCTCGACTTGCAG CAAGTGTGGCAAGGCACCGCTCTGCTACGACTGCTCGGAACATGACGCGACGGAGTGTGACTTTTTCCGCGAGTCGACCGCGCTGGACAAGCACTTTCTGTACAACCACTTTAACGTGATCACTCCGGTGCGATGTTTGCTGCTGTACCGGAAGAATCGGGACTTGTTCGACGAGATGATGCGCATGGAGTCGCACGTGGAGGAACGTCGCGGGTCGGAGATTTGGCAGATTCACGACAAGTACGTGGTGACGCCTTTGCTTGAGGCCGGGATATTGGACAGTTTGAACGATGGAGAGCTTGAGGTGACTGGAGAGTTGATTCAACGAATTTGTGGCATTTTGGATGTCAACACGTTTGAAATACGTGGCGATGTGGACTCGAGTCAGAGTGGAAGCAATCTGGCGCGGGGTTTGTACCCTAAAACGTCCCTGATGGTGCACAACTGCGTTCCGAACACGCTGCTTTCGATTGACGGAGTTGGTAACCTGAGGGTGTTCACGAGTGCGCCCGTGAGGATGGGAGAAATGCTGTTTATCAATTTCACCAGAAGTTTGTTT GGCACATTTGAACGGCAAACCCACCTGAGACAGGGAAAATACTTTACCTGCTACTGTCGACGTTGTAAGGATCCTACCGAGCTCGGCACCCATTTGAGTTCGATCAAGTGTACGGAGTGTGACGAAGGGCTTTGCTCGTTCTACCCcagcga aCCCCGATGGGAGTGCAACAAGTGTCGCAAGTTGCTCAAACGAGAGTACGTTAATGAAGTGATGTGTGCGGCCCGGAGTGAAATTATGGAGTGTG CCCTCGAAGTGCGTGACCTGGAGCGGGTCATCGGCAAACATTCCCGCACGCTGAACCCGCACCACTCGCTGGTGCTGGAAGCGAAGCAAACGCTTGTCGGCGAACTCAAACACAGCTGTCTCGCCACGCTCGATCCGGGCACCGTTCCGAAGCAGGTGCTGCGCCGCAAGTTCGAACTTTGCGAGGAGCTGCTGGAGGTGGTGCGCATGCTGGAACCGGGCATTTCCCGGCTCACCGGGATTGCCATGTACGAGTACCACGTGGCGCTGGTGGACCTTTCGCGGCGGAACTTTGACACCACGGAGATCAAATCGAGCGAGCTGTTG CAAAACCTGATCCGCGCGGAAAATGAGCTTAAACAAGCCATCGGAATGCTACTGTTTGAACATCCGACCACGCCGGAGGGTCAGTTGACCAAACGAGCCATGCAAGAGTTGAAGGAATTGCGGGAGGAAATAGCCGAGGTGCGGGCGATGATCGAGGATGAAAATCTTGACCGACAGAGTCAGTACCGCAATCGGCGTGCCAACGGCAATGGCAATTCCAACAGCAGTAGCTACAAGAAGAAGTTCAGTAAAAGACGATGA
- the LOC120427761 gene encoding SET domain-containing protein SmydA-8-like, with amino-acid sequence MARFEENYEILESDRLGRYLVAKRDLARGELILVERPTVVGPHWDSDVCCLNCFRNSCTICRLCRRAPLCYDCTGHDEAECRFYRESNLDINFLFNHFNVVTSVRCLLLYRTDRDRFWEMRRMEAHLEERRGSEIWDILSKYVVEPLLQNGAFDRVGDGEGEKMTVDEDLIQHCCGVFDVNAFEIRGNGTNQSVQQNCFVRGLYPRAALMAHDCVPNAFISVDGESNLRVYAAVPIVKGQMVLFNYTRCLFGTFERRAHLRKGKYFLCTCARCEDPTELGTHLCSVRCTNCSAGLCSYYSKETKWKCDKCLHELTREYVKQVFTNARNDAMARSFEIPELEEAITRHSATLNPRNSLVLELKQTLAGELRNLCLASHPANVPRHLLQRKLELCAELLDVLRVLEPGISRLTAIGLYEYNVSLWNVARKKFETKEISAKELLDNLIKGESGLKQSISMLLFEHPTTPEGHLTKRAMQDLKELREEIAQVRALVGSNLKSPAEDKPSIID; translated from the exons ATGGCGCGATTTGAGGAAAATTATGAGATTCTGGAGTCGGATCGGCTGGGCAG GTACCTGGTGGCAAAACGCGACTTGGCACGCGGCGAGCTGATCCTGGTAGAACGTCCAACCGTCGTCGGGCCACACTGGGACTCAGACGTTTGCTGCCTGAACTGCTTTCGTAACTCTTGCACCATTTGCCG TCTGTGTCGACGGGCCCCCCTCTGCTACGACTGCACCGGCCATGACGAGGCCGAGTGTCGCTTCTACCGCGAGTCCAACTTGGACATCAACTTCCTGTTCAACCACTTCAATGTCGTCACGTCGGTTCGGTGTTTGCTGCTGTACCGTACTGATCGGGATAGGTTCTGGGAGATGCGACGGATGGAGGCACATTTGGAGGAGCGGCGTGGTTCGGAGATTTGGGACATTCTAAGCAAGTATGTCGTTGAACCGCTGCTTCAAAACGGGGCATTTGACCGGGTTGGGGACGGTGAAGGCGAAAAAATGACCGTAGATGAAGACCTGATTCAGCACTGCTGTGGCGTGTTTGACGTAAACGCATTTGAAATTCGTGGCAACGGAACCAACCAGAGCGTCCAACAGAACTGCTTTGTCCGCGGGTTGTACCCGCGGGCAGCCCTAATGGCCCACGATTGTGTGCCGAACGCGTTCATTTCCGTTGACGGTGAGTCCAACCTGCGGGTGTACGCCGCGGTTCCGATCGTGAAAGGCCAAATGGTGCTCTTCAACTACACCAGATGTTTGTTT GGCACCTTCGAGCGGCGTGCGCATCTGCGCAAGGGGAAGTACTTCCTGTGTACGTGCGCCCGCTGTGAAGATCCAACCGAGTTGGGCACCCACCTTTGCTCGGTGCGGTGCACCAATTGCTCCGCGGGACTGTGCTCGTACTACAGCAAAGA AACGAAATGGAAGTGTGACAAGTGTCTACACGAGTTAACGCGGGAGTACGTAAAACAGGTGTTTACTAATGCCAGAAACGATGCCATGGCGCGAT CTTTTGAGATCCCCGAGCTTGAAGAAGCCATCACAAGACACTCGGCCACGCTGAATCCCCGAAACTCCCTCGTCCTAGAGCTCAAACAAACCCTGGCCGGTGAGCTGCGCAATCTGTGCCTGGCATCTCATCCAGCCAACGTCCCACGACATCTGCTCCAGCGCAAGCTTGAACTCTGCGCCGAACTGCTGGACGTTCTGCGCGTTCTCGAACCCGGAATCTCCCGGCTGACCGCCATCGGTCTGTACGAGTACAACGTCTCGCTGTGGAATGTGGCCAGGAAGAAATTTGAAACAAAGGAGATTTCGGCGAAGGAATTGCTG GATAATCTTATCAAAGGAGAATCAGGTCTGAAGCAGTCCATCAGCATGTTACTGTTCGAGCATCCCACAACTCCAGAAGGTCATCTGACCAAACGGGCGATGCAGGACTTGAAGGAGCTAAGGGAAGAGATCGCGCAAGTTCGAGCACTTGTTGGTTCAAATCTAAAATCTCCGGCGGAGGATAAACCGAGCATCATCGACTAG
- the LOC120427763 gene encoding uncharacterized protein LOC120427763, with translation MSSGYQRILVNLHILALLFCVIFEFQPREPESLTELLVNQCEFDTQHLCPECFASSAVNCGHLANLVTIDPSNPWNQLTCRYNPHGVSYGLLSSGKKAVIKKLYKNRAIEALRDAVCDELGISHSNCKFKSDENILKVLRRKVLAQELEGCIICPSKDEKALNRILDWFKGTELLKLILLQVNVQPLLLELFDGHGFPVPTVIFQGGFQLLESFDGNALVNFYDSLLNTRLRIAKELIQASFRFTEGINGFRFYLTDINPDNIAVQAQPSGSFQVSFIDLDNVIILDSQSNQLDSRSKARHIHSRIDCDGCFAYVQEDLCSYQRSDINQFAICQLLYENLNGDREGGFLHIQPNDDSQPGLSEIRRHLHHCVYCVPPDCRDRQGLLQQVREIINAILVES, from the exons ATGTCTTCCGGATACCAGCGAATACTCGTCAACCTGCACATTCTGGCCCTActcttttgtgtaatttttgagtttcaACCCAGAGAACCCGAATCTCTCACCGAACTTCTGGTCAACCAGTGCGAGTTCGACACCCAGCACCTCTGTCCAGAATGCTTTGCCAGCTCCGCGGTCAACTGTGGTCACTTGGCGAACCTCGTCACCATCGACCCCAGCAATCCGTGGAACCAGCTAACCTGTAGGTATAACCCACATGGAGTCAGCTACGGTCTGCTGAGTAGTGGGAAGAAGGCGGTAATCAAGAAACTCTACAAAAATCGAGCCATTGAAGCATTGCGGGATGCCGTTTGTGACGAGCTTGGAATAAGTCACTCTAATTGTAaattcaaaagtgatgaaaatattCTTAAAGTTCTTCGGCGAAAAGTGCTCGCGCAAGAGTTGGAAGGGTGCATAATTTGTCCCTCCAAAGATGAGAAAGCTTTAAATCGTATCTTGGATTGGTTTAAGGGTACAGAGCTGTTGAAACTGATATTGCTGCAGGTTAACGTGCAGCCGTTGCTGCTAGAG ctATTCGATGGTCATGGTTTTCCCGTTCCAACAGTGATTTTCCAAGGAGGGTTCCAGCTATTGGAGAGCTTCGATGGGAATGCGCTCGTCAATTTCTACGACAGTTTGCTGAACACAAGACTGAGAATAGCCAAAGAGTTGATTCAAGCTAGTTTTCGATTTACAGAAGGAATCAATGGATTTAG GTTCTACCTCACCGACATCAACCCAGACAACATAGCCGTCCAGGCGCAGCCCAGCGGATCCTTCCAAGTGTCCTTCATCGATCTCGACAATGTGATAATACTCGATAGCCAAAGCAACCAACTTGATAGCCGATCCAAAGCTCGACACATCCACTCGCGAATCGACTGCGATGGATGCTTCGCCTACGTTCAGGAAGATCTCTGCTCGTACCAGCGCAGTGATATTAACCAGTTCGCCATTTGCCAGCTGTTGTACGAAAACTTGAACGGCGATAGAGAGGGAGGCTTCCTTCACATTCAACCGAATGATGATTCGCAGCCCGGACTGAGCGAGATTCGACGGCATTTGCACCATTGCGTGTACTGCGTTCCACCGGACTGTCGGGACCGCCAAGGGCTTCTTCAACAGGTCCGGGAGATTATCAACGCCATTTTAGTTGAATCCTAG